Proteins encoded together in one Gemmatimonadaceae bacterium window:
- a CDS encoding LytR C-terminal domain-containing protein, which produces MTSGMPSWPGEGPAVPSRARRGGLLVAIVVLLVAIAGGWWWLRDDAATAAPSGDGPATTSPVAALGDTSAQAPAGTRIVVRVINATSVRGLARRATLWLRDFGYDVVDFDSAPKLARTETLIEVHTGHEAWGERVRKALGVGRVSARPDTSRYVDLTVFIGSDWQPPTEPLRP; this is translated from the coding sequence ATGACCAGCGGAATGCCCAGCTGGCCGGGCGAGGGCCCGGCGGTTCCGTCGCGTGCACGACGCGGCGGCCTGCTGGTCGCGATTGTGGTGCTGCTCGTGGCGATTGCCGGCGGGTGGTGGTGGCTGCGTGACGACGCCGCGACGGCCGCGCCCAGCGGCGACGGCCCGGCGACGACGTCACCGGTCGCGGCGCTCGGCGATACGAGCGCGCAGGCCCCCGCGGGGACGCGCATCGTGGTGCGGGTGATCAACGCGACCAGTGTTCGGGGGCTCGCGCGTCGCGCCACGCTGTGGCTGCGCGACTTCGGCTACGACGTGGTGGACTTCGACAGTGCGCCCAAACTGGCGCGGACCGAGACGCTCATCGAAGTGCACACCGGCCACGAGGCCTGGGGCGAGCGCGTGCGGAAGGCCCTTGGCGTGGGACGCGTCTCCGCGCGTCCCGATACCTCACGCTACGTGGACCTCACGGTCTTCATCGGCAGCGACTGGCAACCGCCGACCGAGCCGCTCCGTCCGTAG
- the trpA gene encoding tryptophan synthase subunit alpha has protein sequence MTTSRLTQRFADLKAEGRRALVAYLTAGHPDFATSVALMRGVAKAGADVIEIGVPFSDPMADGPVIQQSSQIALDQGITLERTLEIVAEAQVSVPVVLFSYLNPIIAGGPDVLARARAAGVDGVLATDLPVGADPVREAWFGESGLDFVRLVAPTTPAPRMAEIGRHGGGFVYLISRLGVTGERASLPEDLPDTVARLRGATTLPICIGFGISTPEQAQAAAKLGDGVVVGSALVRAAGRSVDEAMALTAALRRGIDAA, from the coding sequence GTGACAACCTCGCGCCTTACGCAGCGCTTCGCTGACCTCAAGGCCGAGGGCCGCCGAGCACTCGTCGCCTACCTGACCGCCGGGCATCCGGACTTCGCCACCAGCGTGGCGTTGATGCGCGGCGTCGCCAAAGCGGGCGCCGATGTGATCGAGATCGGTGTGCCGTTCTCCGATCCGATGGCCGACGGTCCGGTCATCCAGCAGAGCTCGCAGATCGCGCTGGATCAGGGGATCACCCTCGAGCGCACGCTCGAGATCGTGGCCGAGGCGCAGGTGTCCGTGCCGGTCGTGCTGTTCAGCTATCTGAACCCGATCATCGCCGGTGGGCCGGACGTGCTCGCGCGCGCGCGCGCCGCTGGGGTAGACGGTGTCCTCGCGACCGACCTGCCCGTCGGTGCCGATCCGGTCCGCGAGGCGTGGTTCGGCGAAAGCGGCCTCGATTTTGTACGGCTGGTCGCCCCGACCACGCCGGCACCGCGCATGGCCGAGATTGGCCGACACGGCGGCGGGTTCGTGTACCTCATCAGCCGGCTGGGCGTCACCGGTGAGCGCGCATCGCTCCCCGAGGATTTGCCGGACACGGTGGCCCGGCTTCGTGGCGCCACCACGCTCCCCATCTGCATTGGTTTCGGCATCTCGACGCCCGAGCAGGCACAGGCCGCCGCCAAGCTTGGCGATGGCGTGGTGGTGGGCAGTGCGCTCGTGCGCGCGGCGGGCCGGTCGGTCGATGAGGCCATGGCGCTCACGGCCGCGCTGCGCCGCGGGATCGACGCCGCGTAA
- a CDS encoding HD domain-containing protein translates to MTGPGTPLSSAAVQGAGPQRHGRALVIAMNAAIRAVRLYPIENAAVQKAIIELGNATERVIDADGQCELRSVGDQFFVNDTRLRLAFDNYAAVASLLALFRNAGLGGLSIPVPPPSRAWVVLLSFLHAPPADTPVEDRAERLRERLAQADIAAFELFDLSEVADREEVEPSARERARRTYARSIEVTREVLTSARLGRSQGLRQAKRAVQGIVDMIMTDSASLLGMTTLRDFDEYTFVHSVNVCILSVALGRRLGLTKTQLLDLGLASLLHDIGKARIPLEVLNKQEPLTEDEVALMRTHTWHGVLALFSLPTGALRPWRAMITAYEHHMRIDHSGYPTVVRPRTLNFYSKIIAVADAFDAATTERVYRDAVWTPHDALRGMRDNPRLGLDPSLVKAFINLVGIYPMGSLVVLDSYELAVVIAPNPDPTALSRPLVQIIMDDRGNFVDQPDLLDLTEQDESGQYVRSVLRTEDPERYAIQLGDYFA, encoded by the coding sequence ATGACCGGGCCGGGAACGCCGCTGTCATCCGCCGCGGTGCAGGGGGCTGGTCCCCAGCGCCATGGCCGCGCGCTCGTGATTGCCATGAACGCCGCGATTCGCGCGGTGCGGCTGTATCCGATCGAGAACGCCGCCGTACAGAAGGCCATCATCGAGCTGGGCAACGCCACCGAACGTGTCATCGACGCCGATGGGCAGTGCGAGCTCCGGTCGGTGGGGGACCAGTTCTTCGTCAACGACACGCGACTGCGGCTGGCCTTTGACAACTACGCAGCGGTCGCGTCGCTACTCGCCCTCTTCCGGAACGCGGGACTGGGCGGACTCAGCATCCCGGTGCCGCCGCCATCGCGCGCCTGGGTGGTACTGCTGTCGTTCCTGCACGCCCCGCCGGCGGACACGCCGGTCGAGGATCGCGCGGAGCGCCTGCGCGAGCGACTGGCACAGGCGGACATCGCCGCGTTCGAGCTGTTCGATCTCAGCGAGGTCGCAGACCGCGAGGAAGTCGAACCGAGTGCACGGGAACGGGCGCGTCGCACCTACGCGCGCTCCATCGAGGTGACCCGCGAGGTGCTCACGTCGGCGCGCCTGGGGCGCAGTCAGGGGCTGCGGCAGGCCAAACGGGCCGTACAGGGCATCGTGGACATGATCATGACCGACAGCGCATCGCTGCTCGGCATGACCACGCTGCGCGACTTCGATGAATACACCTTCGTGCACAGCGTGAACGTGTGCATCCTGTCGGTCGCACTCGGACGCCGCCTGGGTCTCACGAAAACGCAGCTGCTCGATCTCGGTCTCGCCTCGCTGCTGCACGACATCGGCAAGGCGCGCATTCCGCTCGAGGTGCTGAACAAGCAGGAGCCGCTCACCGAAGACGAAGTGGCGCTGATGCGCACCCACACCTGGCACGGGGTGCTCGCCCTCTTCTCCCTGCCCACCGGCGCGTTGCGCCCGTGGCGCGCGATGATCACGGCGTACGAGCATCACATGCGCATCGACCACAGTGGCTATCCCACCGTGGTCCGTCCGCGGACGCTCAACTTCTACAGCAAGATCATCGCGGTGGCCGATGCCTTCGATGCGGCCACCACCGAGCGCGTGTATCGCGACGCCGTCTGGACGCCACACGATGCCCTGCGCGGGATGCGCGACAATCCGCGGCTCGGCCTCGATCCCTCGCTGGTCAAGGCGTTCATCAATCTCGTGGGCATCTATCCCATGGGCAGCCTCGTCGTGCTCGACAGCTACGAACTGGCCGTGGTCATCGCCCCCAATCCCGACCCCACGGCGCTCTCGCGTCCGCTGGTGCAAATCATCATGGACGATCGCGGCAACTTCGTGGACCAGCCCGATCTCCTCGACCTCACCGAGCAGGACGAGAGCGGCCAGTACGTGCGCAGCGTGCTGCGTACCGAAGATCCTGAGCGCTATGCCATCCAACTCGGCGACTATTTCGCCTGA